From Shewanella psychrophila, a single genomic window includes:
- a CDS encoding TIGR03503 family protein, which yields MNVNHLVSKTKKLIALVMMLSTVLSTSALADIVPSSEASVLKNRFRIDHMVDSLTLFIQRQYGSSPVVIVLPDGSKWYASRHPEEVQWVDGLSGDIVTIQNPMPGPWQLIGRVVEGSKIQKVSKLGIKVEPLPQPLFQGERLKVTAQLLGDEQRLRMPGLDYLVEWTARFISDHLAGDENFAAGTLIVGSYKDYGEGLDERPDDGIFTGKINLNQPWGHYTFQVKVRNNVFTRESLFKFMLSPIPIEIDIIEPEDPLTGRWKLYVKVDEAVVQLSETHLDLELVGPAGLQLPITLSDLESSQSEIMLPEVSDFGSYRIKGMAVTTTLGGREIVLALPERFFNLIEPPKPPPTAEELAARAAKKAAIAEEKAKDDAVFWIITVNLTLLVLGTLGLLIWRKRRNLKEALAATQKRLDEEKEKDVGPSLDEIDLTMPEDPPEEGKG from the coding sequence ATGAATGTTAATCACCTTGTTTCGAAAACAAAAAAATTAATTGCCTTAGTTATGATGCTAAGTACTGTGCTTTCCACATCGGCTTTGGCCGATATTGTGCCTTCCAGTGAAGCCAGTGTATTGAAGAATCGCTTCAGAATAGATCATATGGTGGATAGTCTTACCCTGTTTATTCAACGCCAGTATGGCAGCTCGCCAGTCGTCATTGTCTTACCCGATGGCAGTAAGTGGTATGCGAGCAGACATCCCGAAGAGGTACAATGGGTCGATGGTTTGAGCGGCGATATCGTCACCATACAAAACCCCATGCCGGGTCCCTGGCAGCTTATAGGCAGAGTCGTAGAAGGATCTAAAATTCAAAAGGTATCTAAACTGGGTATTAAGGTCGAGCCTTTACCCCAACCTTTATTTCAAGGCGAACGCTTGAAGGTCACAGCTCAACTCTTAGGAGATGAGCAGCGTTTAAGAATGCCAGGGCTAGATTACTTAGTTGAATGGACGGCGCGTTTCATCAGTGATCATCTCGCTGGAGATGAAAATTTTGCGGCGGGCACACTCATAGTAGGCTCATATAAAGATTACGGTGAAGGGTTAGACGAACGACCCGATGACGGCATTTTCACCGGGAAAATTAATTTAAATCAGCCATGGGGTCACTACACCTTTCAAGTTAAGGTGCGGAATAATGTGTTTACCCGAGAAAGCCTGTTTAAGTTTATGTTGTCACCTATCCCCATTGAAATAGATATTATTGAACCAGAAGATCCCTTAACAGGGCGCTGGAAGCTATATGTCAAAGTTGATGAAGCCGTGGTGCAACTATCTGAGACACATTTAGATCTTGAGTTAGTCGGTCCAGCAGGGCTTCAACTGCCTATTACATTAAGTGATTTGGAATCCTCACAGAGTGAGATAATGCTTCCTGAAGTATCAGATTTTGGTAGCTATAGAATCAAAGGGATGGCAGTAACGACAACCTTAGGTGGACGAGAGATAGTATTAGCCTTACCTGAACGCTTCTTTAATTTGATTGAGCCCCCTAAACCACCGCCTACAGCCGAAGAGTTAGCGGCTAGAGCTGCGAAGAAAGCAGCCATTGCCGAGGAGAAGGCCAAAGATGATGCGGTTTTCTGGATCATAACGGTAAATTTAACACTATTGGTGTTAGGGACACTTGGATTACTCATCTGGCGTAAGAGACGTAATCTGAAAGAAGCGTTAGCCGCAACTCAAAAAAGGTTAGATGAAGAGAAAGAAAAAGACGTAGGTCCATCATTAGATGAAATTGATCTGACCATGCCAGAAGATCCTCCTGAAGAAGGAAAAGGCTAG
- the dnaQ gene encoding DNA polymerase III subunit epsilon yields MNIVSSAKRQIILDTETTGMNQSAGAIYLGHRIIEIGCVEVINRRLTGRHYHEYINPQQLIDEEAIEVHGISNEYVANKPKFSEIAQSFIEFIDGAEVVAHNASFDISFMDHEFGLLQPKGPKTADICAILDTLAIAKFLHPGQKNNLDALCKRYGIDNSRRELHGALLDAEILADVYLLMTGGQTKFNLSSETGGEGAGGIIRLSQERTKLKVISASADELAKHEARLDIVAKGGLCAWRE; encoded by the coding sequence ATGAACATAGTTTCTAGTGCAAAAAGGCAGATCATTCTCGATACAGAAACCACGGGTATGAACCAGAGCGCAGGTGCTATCTATCTTGGTCATCGAATCATAGAAATTGGTTGTGTCGAAGTGATTAATCGTCGCTTGACCGGTCGTCATTATCATGAATATATTAATCCGCAACAGCTTATCGACGAAGAAGCCATTGAAGTCCATGGTATTAGCAATGAATATGTCGCGAACAAGCCAAAATTTTCCGAGATAGCACAGAGTTTTATCGAGTTTATTGATGGTGCCGAAGTGGTGGCTCATAACGCGTCGTTCGATATTAGCTTCATGGACCATGAGTTTGGCTTATTACAGCCCAAAGGCCCTAAAACGGCAGATATCTGTGCCATTCTAGATACCTTAGCCATTGCTAAGTTTTTGCACCCAGGTCAAAAAAATAACCTGGATGCATTATGTAAACGTTATGGTATCGATAACTCACGTCGAGAACTCCACGGCGCATTATTAGATGCGGAGATCTTAGCCGATGTCTATCTATTGATGACTGGCGGACAAACCAAGTTTAATCTTTCGAGCGAAACCGGAGGCGAGGGGGCTGGTGGCATCATACGATTAAGCCAAGAACGTACAAAACTTAAAGTGATCTCAGCATCGGCCGATGAACTAGCTAAGCATGAAGCGCGACTCGATATTGTGGCTAAGGGCGGACTTTGTGCCTGGCGTGAATAA
- the rnhA gene encoding ribonuclease HI: MLKPLSIFTDGSCLGNPGPGGYGVVMKYKSQVKELSDGFLLTTNNRMELLAPIIALEALKVPCKIVLTSDSQYMRQGITQWIHGWKKKGWLTSAKQPVKNVDLWKRLDAATTSHEIEWRWVKGHAGHVENERCDTLARVAAEAKPTQEDIGYPV; this comes from the coding sequence ATGTTAAAACCGCTCTCTATATTTACCGATGGTTCCTGTTTAGGAAACCCAGGCCCCGGAGGTTATGGGGTGGTGATGAAATATAAATCACAAGTCAAGGAACTCTCTGATGGTTTTCTGTTAACCACCAATAACAGAATGGAGTTACTGGCGCCAATCATCGCATTGGAAGCCTTAAAAGTGCCCTGTAAAATCGTGCTCACCAGTGACAGTCAATACATGAGGCAAGGCATCACTCAGTGGATCCACGGTTGGAAAAAAAAGGGCTGGCTCACTTCCGCTAAACAACCGGTCAAGAATGTTGACCTCTGGAAACGTTTAGATGCAGCCACAACATCCCATGAAATTGAATGGCGCTGGGTTAAGGGTCATGCCGGTCATGTGGAAAATGAACGTTGCGACACCTTAGCCAGAGTGGCTGCCGAAGCTAAGCCAACTCAAGAAGATATTGGTTACCCGGTTTAA
- a CDS encoding LysR substrate-binding domain-containing protein, protein MRITLKQLSIFEAVARSGQVARAADMMNLSAPATSMALSELEKQLDTRLFERVGNRLRLNSQGSLLLPLATEALQKMEQIEHLFSSSEAELSGTLNVSASSTIGNYLMAKSAVAFCQQHTSAFVDLDIDNTQAVIKSVLEFRTEVGFIEGQCLDSRIKVEAWHKDNLLIFCHTAHPLAGKRVKPMQLRGQPWVMREEGSGTRDYFISAANALDMQPIERFSFSTPDAIKQAVKQGAGLAVLSELTLEKELSRKELAVIEVEGLALTRQFYQIHHKSRNFTPLCDAFIGFCTKFNNLSI, encoded by the coding sequence ATGCGAATAACACTAAAACAATTATCAATATTTGAAGCTGTCGCCCGCAGTGGCCAAGTTGCCAGAGCCGCCGATATGATGAATCTATCGGCCCCAGCGACCTCTATGGCCCTATCTGAATTAGAGAAACAACTCGATACCAGATTATTTGAGCGGGTCGGTAATCGGTTAAGGCTAAACTCCCAAGGCAGTCTCTTACTGCCATTGGCTACCGAAGCGCTACAGAAAATGGAGCAGATTGAACATCTGTTCTCATCCTCGGAGGCTGAACTCAGTGGCACGTTAAATGTCAGCGCGAGCTCCACAATTGGTAATTACTTGATGGCAAAAAGTGCGGTGGCCTTCTGTCAGCAGCACACCAGCGCCTTCGTCGATCTCGATATTGACAACACTCAAGCTGTTATAAAATCGGTGTTGGAATTTAGAACAGAAGTCGGGTTTATTGAGGGGCAATGTCTCGACAGTCGTATTAAAGTAGAGGCTTGGCATAAAGATAATTTACTCATATTCTGTCATACGGCTCATCCTCTAGCGGGGAAGCGGGTTAAGCCTATGCAGTTACGTGGTCAACCTTGGGTCATGAGAGAAGAGGGCTCTGGTACCCGAGATTACTTTATTAGTGCTGCCAATGCTCTGGATATGCAGCCCATTGAAAGATTCAGTTTCAGTACGCCCGATGCGATAAAGCAAGCGGTCAAACAGGGGGCCGGTCTGGCTGTGCTGTCAGAGTTAACTCTGGAAAAAGAGCTGAGCCGTAAGGAGTTGGCTGTTATCGAAGTGGAAGGGCTAGCGCTAACGAGACAGTTTTATCAGATTCACCATAAGAGCCGAAATTTCACACCACTGTGTGATGCGTTTATCGGCTTCTGTACCAAATTTAATAACTTGTCGATTTAG
- a CDS encoding class I SAM-dependent methyltransferase has translation MFNDTKILVPRTWSQLPNGEKIKATVEQELESWWPKVFGYHMLSLGPLSAELSMPGLPIGRQFSLFDGDNASLRAEFNALPIQNGVIDAVVMNMLLEFEADPYKLLRETDRVLISGGYLFIVGFNPLSPAFIGKALPKYQNKLPWCGRFFTPSRVKDWLGLLGYQVVADERIIHHHLLSEMHKESIWQNALKAWLPGTGSVYLIVARKLETPLTPIHERKKVRQPNWTTAPTAGRTALKNDTFKQK, from the coding sequence TTGTTTAATGACACAAAAATACTGGTACCTCGAACGTGGTCGCAATTGCCTAATGGAGAGAAAATTAAGGCGACTGTAGAACAAGAGCTTGAATCATGGTGGCCAAAAGTTTTTGGATATCATATGTTAAGCTTAGGTCCCTTAAGCGCAGAACTGAGCATGCCAGGCCTGCCTATCGGTCGTCAATTTTCTCTATTTGATGGCGATAATGCATCTTTGCGCGCCGAGTTTAATGCGTTGCCTATACAGAACGGGGTTATTGATGCGGTTGTCATGAACATGTTGCTCGAGTTTGAAGCCGATCCTTATAAGTTACTCCGTGAAACAGACAGAGTTCTCATATCCGGTGGCTACCTGTTTATTGTGGGCTTTAATCCCTTGAGTCCGGCTTTTATCGGTAAAGCCTTGCCTAAGTATCAAAATAAACTCCCCTGGTGTGGTCGATTTTTTACCCCATCGAGAGTCAAGGATTGGCTTGGGTTACTGGGCTATCAGGTGGTTGCCGATGAGCGCATCATTCACCACCATTTACTGAGTGAAATGCACAAAGAGAGTATCTGGCAAAACGCACTCAAGGCTTGGTTACCTGGAACCGGAAGTGTCTATTTGATTGTGGCGCGTAAGTTAGAGACGCCTTTGACACCAATACACGAAAGGAAGAAAGTGCGTCAGCCTAATTGGACTACGGCTCCTACGGCAGGAAGAACCGCTTTAAAAAACGATACCTTTAAACAGAAGTAA
- the gloB gene encoding hydroxyacylglutathione hydrolase, translated as MQAIESSKLKITPLAAFNDNYIWIISQYGNQSVYVVDPGDAQVVIDYLNIKQLQLAGILITHHHHDHTGGIATLLAHTGHTIEVYGPDNENIDNLNNPLSSNCQGQRHITLKHFNQRVDIIPLPGHTLGHIGYLMEGELFCGDTLFSGGCGRLFEGTPKQMYHSLEALSQLPGETRVYCAHEYTLANLNFALSVEPANPELVQYHNLCLDKRSRQVATIPTSIATERNINPFLRCNADTIKASVNQHFVQNVSDPVDTFALLRQWKDNF; from the coding sequence ATGCAAGCAATTGAATCTTCAAAATTAAAAATCACTCCATTAGCTGCATTCAATGATAATTATATCTGGATTATTTCTCAGTATGGTAATCAATCTGTGTACGTAGTCGATCCGGGCGATGCCCAAGTCGTCATTGATTATCTGAATATCAAGCAATTACAACTCGCCGGGATTTTAATCACACATCACCACCATGATCACACTGGCGGTATCGCTACACTCTTAGCCCATACAGGGCACACCATAGAAGTGTATGGACCCGATAATGAAAACATAGATAATCTAAATAACCCACTCTCCTCCAACTGCCAAGGTCAGCGCCATATTACCCTAAAACATTTCAACCAAAGGGTGGATATCATTCCTTTGCCAGGACATACATTAGGTCACATTGGCTATTTGATGGAAGGTGAGCTTTTTTGTGGTGATACGCTATTCAGCGGCGGGTGTGGCAGACTCTTCGAAGGCACACCTAAACAGATGTACCACTCTTTAGAGGCCTTATCCCAGCTTCCTGGCGAGACCCGAGTCTATTGCGCCCATGAATATACCCTAGCCAATCTGAATTTTGCCTTGTCGGTGGAACCGGCTAACCCCGAGCTTGTCCAATATCATAATCTTTGTCTGGATAAACGCAGCAGGCAAGTGGCAACAATTCCAACCAGCATAGCCACAGAGCGTAACATTAACCCGTTTCTACGTTGCAATGCCGACACGATTAAGGCCTCAGTAAATCAACATTTTGTCCAAAATGTGTCAGATCCTGTGGACACTTTTGCTCTTCTCAGGCAATGGAAAGACAATTTCTGA
- a CDS encoding LysM peptidoglycan-binding domain-containing protein, with product MRIQNMFLAGSIALLSGCQSFDSPVSEEHNTQALPIIPLSLPKEVKEPKIEVAEITDVWQRIRLGLSFNVPDQKLVKQYRDWYIKHPQHLEKVSERATPFLYLIVEEIEKRDLPIELALLPIVESAFDPFAYSHGAASGLWQFTSPMAKHFGLQMNWWYDGRRDVPAATIAALDMLEYLYKKTDGNWLYAIAAYNTGEGRVINAVKNNKRKGKPTDFWSLSLPTETRRYVPQLLALADVIQHADEYGIKLTHIDNQPYIQVIDAGSQVDLALAAGLAEMTTSELHKLNPGYNRWATPPNGPHNIVLPVEKVANFQLAMAETQASDRLNWERYQIKSGDSLGLIAQRYRTTPSALRAVNDIKGNTIIAGRHLLIPVAANDPEQYALSLAQRVKSKQNISRGNIKIDYIVKSGDSFWKIAKNHKVKTSQLARWNNMAPKDTLKIGQKLAIWTGNKNNASVTRKVNYTVRNGDSLARIASKFKVSLNDLVRWNALEKAKYIQPGQKLQLYVDVTNDRA from the coding sequence ATGCGCATACAAAACATGTTCCTAGCGGGGAGTATTGCCCTGCTTTCGGGGTGCCAGTCATTCGACAGCCCCGTCTCTGAAGAACACAATACTCAAGCCTTACCCATTATACCTTTGAGCTTACCTAAAGAAGTCAAAGAACCCAAAATTGAAGTTGCTGAGATAACCGATGTCTGGCAAAGGATCCGCCTGGGTTTATCATTCAATGTGCCAGACCAAAAATTAGTCAAGCAATATCGGGACTGGTACATTAAGCACCCACAACATCTCGAGAAAGTATCGGAACGCGCCACCCCTTTTCTCTATTTGATCGTCGAAGAGATAGAGAAGCGTGATTTGCCTATAGAGCTGGCCCTTCTTCCTATCGTGGAGAGCGCATTCGATCCTTTCGCCTATTCACATGGCGCAGCCTCTGGTTTGTGGCAGTTCACTTCCCCTATGGCGAAACATTTCGGTTTACAGATGAATTGGTGGTACGACGGTCGCAGGGACGTTCCAGCTGCAACCATTGCTGCCTTAGATATGCTCGAATACCTGTATAAGAAGACCGATGGAAACTGGCTTTACGCCATCGCGGCATACAACACAGGTGAAGGACGTGTGATCAACGCCGTCAAAAATAATAAGCGAAAAGGAAAACCAACCGACTTTTGGTCATTAAGTCTGCCGACTGAAACTCGGCGCTACGTGCCTCAACTTCTTGCACTTGCAGACGTGATTCAGCATGCCGATGAATATGGCATCAAACTGACTCACATAGACAATCAACCCTATATTCAAGTGATCGATGCGGGTAGCCAGGTGGACCTTGCACTCGCTGCAGGGCTCGCCGAAATGACAACATCCGAATTACACAAGCTTAACCCAGGATATAATCGTTGGGCGACTCCACCAAATGGTCCTCACAACATTGTTTTACCCGTAGAAAAAGTGGCTAATTTCCAATTAGCCATGGCAGAGACACAAGCAAGTGACAGACTGAATTGGGAACGCTACCAGATTAAATCAGGTGATAGTTTAGGTCTGATAGCTCAGCGTTATCGCACGACACCTTCGGCCCTTCGTGCTGTCAATGACATTAAAGGCAATACCATTATTGCCGGGCGTCATCTGCTCATCCCTGTCGCGGCAAACGATCCTGAACAATATGCCCTTAGCCTAGCCCAAAGAGTAAAGTCAAAACAAAATATTAGCCGCGGTAACATAAAAATCGACTATATCGTTAAGTCTGGTGATTCATTTTGGAAAATTGCAAAAAACCATAAGGTTAAGACGTCACAGCTAGCCCGTTGGAATAATATGGCGCCAAAAGACACCCTTAAAATTGGGCAGAAATTAGCTATCTGGACAGGCAATAAGAATAACGCTTCAGTAACCCGCAAGGTGAATTACACGGTACGTAATGGAGACTCCTTGGCACGCATCGCCTCGAAGTTTAAAGTGAGTCTCAACGACCTGGTACGTTGGAATGCATTGGAAAAGGCTAAATACATCCAGCCGGGTCAAAAACTACAGCTTTATGTTGATGTGACTAACGACAGAGCCTGA
- a CDS encoding BsuPI-related putative proteinase inhibitor — protein sequence MNKFFYFSLGIIGLSGCTQEVSQLVEPTQIKQQSVAQVEPARIDASSLTSSESYKLAGKAEGKMDKGLLSGQLQISLASGFTVSLLITNNQSYGIPIQYRSGMTADLHLLDPKGNKVWAWSDTMMFTQAIRDVVIPPGKVTPVRFTLPKEALAKVKGKGYSLVAIYAGQATESTQAAMGKVSVSLDNYVN from the coding sequence ATGAATAAATTCTTCTATTTTTCTTTGGGAATTATCGGTTTATCCGGCTGCACTCAAGAAGTATCGCAATTGGTTGAACCCACTCAAATTAAACAGCAGTCAGTTGCTCAAGTGGAACCAGCTAGAATTGATGCCTCTTCATTAACGTCTTCAGAGTCCTATAAACTGGCTGGAAAAGCGGAGGGCAAGATGGATAAAGGCTTGTTATCAGGGCAATTACAAATCTCTTTGGCATCAGGTTTTACTGTGTCACTTCTTATCACGAATAATCAAAGTTATGGTATACCGATTCAGTATCGCTCTGGCATGACGGCCGATCTTCACTTATTGGATCCCAAAGGAAACAAGGTCTGGGCTTGGTCCGATACTATGATGTTTACTCAGGCTATTCGTGACGTGGTGATCCCCCCAGGCAAAGTGACTCCAGTGAGATTTACTTTACCTAAAGAAGCATTAGCTAAAGTTAAGGGGAAAGGCTATAGCTTAGTGGCAATCTATGCCGGACAGGCAACAGAATCGACTCAAGCGGCTATGGGGAAGGTGAGTGTGTCTCTCGACAATTATGTAAACTAG
- a CDS encoding AsmA family protein: MKIVKWFFIVFFLVFASLAAYLTLIFDPNDFKPEIVDAVKKQTGRDLIIAKDLSWTFFPSIGIELADISLSNPKGFDAASMLEVKKIVAEVELVPLFSKKVEIAQLNLDGLIVNLETRKDGRTSFDGLQSASSEKKPVQVDDATASPSMLSSLDIGGVSITNTQIRVSDKQTGSEQVFSLDNLTLGKFSLGEFASLEYSFSAEMPDMTLMSQGKGSIRVAQDMTQVQVKDFKITNAIAGEAIPNKKLDITLLTQLEVLLEAKQVHLILDELNADDIQAKGKLDIAYGHKVPKIIANLDLGDIDLDKFLPQTDKAEKAKGKSQPEAALTEPDLSAMKSLDLTLALTAKSIKASNMLTSNWVMDLTLKGGILNLKKLAADLYGGKLAVKASLDGRQAVPSYSFEKSVSGVQIRELLKDAADIDLLAGSANFNVKGKGRSLLPDNIKKNIAAKGKFEIADGALYGVNVPQMLRDAQAKFSGGSSSTTSAEKKTDFTSLTGSFSVVNGVVSNPDLVMSSPLIRLSGAGTANIISEALDYQLTTAVVGSLEGQGGGEKELLHGIEIPFLITGTMSKPEFALDTAGLFDAKLKQEAEKVQDKLKDSLLKKLGGF, encoded by the coding sequence ATGAAAATTGTTAAATGGTTTTTTATTGTCTTTTTCCTCGTGTTCGCGAGTCTCGCGGCCTACTTGACCCTCATATTTGATCCAAATGATTTTAAACCTGAGATAGTCGATGCGGTAAAAAAGCAAACTGGGCGTGATCTCATCATTGCAAAAGATCTCTCATGGACGTTTTTCCCAAGCATAGGAATTGAGCTAGCTGATATTTCATTATCTAACCCTAAGGGATTCGATGCCGCTTCCATGTTAGAGGTGAAGAAAATAGTGGCTGAAGTAGAGCTAGTCCCTCTGTTCAGCAAAAAAGTAGAGATTGCTCAACTCAATTTAGATGGTTTGATCGTTAATCTAGAAACCCGTAAGGATGGGCGCACGAGTTTCGATGGTTTACAGAGTGCGAGCTCAGAAAAAAAACCAGTTCAAGTTGACGACGCGACAGCTTCACCTAGCATGTTATCGAGTTTGGATATTGGTGGCGTCTCGATCACCAATACACAAATTCGCGTTTCAGATAAACAAACGGGGAGCGAACAAGTATTTAGCCTGGATAATTTAACCCTTGGGAAATTCTCTCTGGGTGAGTTTGCCAGTCTCGAGTATAGCTTCAGTGCCGAAATGCCTGATATGACACTAATGAGTCAGGGCAAGGGCTCAATCAGAGTCGCTCAAGACATGACTCAGGTTCAGGTTAAAGATTTTAAGATAACTAACGCGATTGCTGGTGAGGCAATACCTAATAAGAAGTTAGATATTACCTTGTTAACCCAGCTTGAAGTGTTATTAGAGGCCAAGCAAGTTCATCTTATCTTGGATGAATTAAATGCAGACGACATTCAGGCTAAAGGGAAATTGGATATTGCTTATGGTCATAAAGTGCCTAAAATCATTGCTAATTTGGATTTAGGTGACATAGATCTTGATAAGTTTTTGCCACAAACCGATAAAGCAGAAAAGGCCAAAGGAAAGAGCCAGCCAGAGGCTGCTCTTACTGAGCCTGATTTAAGTGCCATGAAGTCTCTGGATCTCACCTTAGCGCTGACAGCGAAATCCATTAAAGCATCAAATATGCTGACCAGCAATTGGGTGATGGATCTGACTTTAAAGGGGGGGATTCTTAACTTGAAGAAGCTAGCAGCCGATCTTTATGGTGGAAAACTGGCGGTTAAGGCGAGCCTGGATGGCCGTCAAGCTGTACCGAGTTACAGTTTTGAAAAATCAGTATCAGGGGTTCAGATCCGTGAACTCTTAAAAGATGCTGCAGATATTGATCTGTTGGCGGGAAGTGCAAACTTCAATGTTAAAGGCAAGGGCAGAAGTTTGCTCCCCGATAATATTAAGAAGAATATTGCCGCTAAGGGCAAGTTTGAGATTGCTGATGGTGCCTTATACGGAGTGAATGTTCCGCAAATGCTCAGAGATGCTCAAGCAAAATTCAGTGGTGGTTCATCATCAACGACTTCAGCAGAAAAGAAGACAGACTTTACTTCATTGACAGGCTCCTTTTCAGTCGTCAATGGTGTGGTGTCTAACCCGGATTTGGTGATGTCGTCTCCATTAATTAGGCTTTCGGGCGCTGGTACTGCCAATATTATTTCAGAAGCGCTAGATTACCAATTAACCACAGCTGTGGTTGGTTCCCTCGAAGGACAAGGCGGTGGAGAAAAAGAGTTACTTCATGGAATTGAAATCCCATTCTTAATTACAGGAACCATGTCGAAGCCAGAGTTTGCCTTGGATACTGCCGGTCTGTTTGATGCTAAATTAAAACAAGAAGCAGAGAAGGTGCAGGATAAGCTTAAAGATAGTCTTCTCAAGAAACTAGGAGGTTTTTAA
- a CDS encoding putative 4-hydroxy-4-methyl-2-oxoglutarate aldolase — MKDLLPDLFDYFNNELVLLTTQYKQYAKRTIFWGEIVTIKCFEDNSKVKEILKTEGKGKVLFVDGGASLNRALLGDLIALSAVENGWEGIVINGCVRDAGALKMMDIGIKAIGTNPIKTQKKGVGEVNCMILMDNIIIIPGMMLYSDENGIGIANTELDLSRLL; from the coding sequence ATGAAGGACCTGCTACCCGATTTATTCGATTATTTTAATAATGAACTGGTATTGTTAACGACTCAATATAAACAATACGCTAAGCGTACAATATTTTGGGGTGAGATTGTTACCATTAAGTGTTTTGAAGATAACTCAAAAGTAAAAGAGATCCTTAAAACAGAAGGTAAGGGGAAGGTGCTATTCGTCGATGGTGGTGCTTCGCTTAACAGAGCCTTACTCGGTGACTTAATCGCCTTGAGTGCAGTTGAAAATGGTTGGGAAGGTATTGTTATAAATGGCTGTGTCAGAGACGCCGGGGCACTGAAAATGATGGATATAGGTATCAAAGCCATAGGTACTAACCCGATAAAAACACAAAAGAAAGGTGTAGGAGAAGTCAATTGTATGATTTTAATGGATAACATTATAATCATACCCGGTATGATGTTATATTCTGATGAAAATGGCATCGGCATTGCCAATACCGAGCTCGACCTTTCTCGCTTGCTATAA